In one Neobacillus sp. WH10 genomic region, the following are encoded:
- the glmU gene encoding bifunctional UDP-N-acetylglucosamine diphosphorylase/glucosamine-1-phosphate N-acetyltransferase GlmU, whose protein sequence is MSNRYAVILAAGQGTRMKSQLYKVLHPVCGKPMVQHVVDQMTKLDIQEMVTIIGHGAEMVQAQLGDSSHFCLQEKQLGTAHAVMQAAKLLEGKEGVTIVVCGDTPLIKAETMESLFKHHEELAAKATILTARIDDPTGYGRIIRNENGFVEKIVEHKDAQEAEREINEINTGTYCFDNRSLFEALQNVSNDNVQGEYYLPDVIEILKKQGEVVTAFQTNEFEETLGVNDRVALAEAERIMRKRTNETHMRNGVTIIDPANTYIGTDVEIGQDTVIYPGTVIKGKTNIGAECLIGPNSEIDTCKIGNETVIRQSVAHNSSIGSHVNIGPFAHIRPDSNISDDVKVGNFVEIKKAVFGKGSKVSHLSYIGDAEVGSDVNIGCGSITVNYDGKNKYLTKIEDGVFIGCNSNLVAPVTIGKGAYVAAGSTITKNVPDEALSIARAQQVNKENYVQKLNLKK, encoded by the coding sequence ATGTCTAATCGTTATGCTGTGATTTTAGCCGCGGGGCAAGGAACGCGGATGAAATCACAGCTATATAAAGTATTACACCCAGTATGCGGCAAACCGATGGTACAACATGTAGTTGATCAAATGACAAAGCTAGACATTCAAGAAATGGTGACCATTATTGGCCATGGAGCTGAGATGGTACAGGCACAATTAGGTGACAGCAGTCATTTTTGCTTACAGGAGAAGCAGCTAGGAACTGCCCATGCAGTAATGCAGGCGGCAAAGCTGCTTGAAGGTAAAGAAGGCGTAACGATTGTTGTTTGCGGTGATACCCCATTAATTAAAGCTGAAACAATGGAGTCCCTTTTTAAACACCATGAGGAATTAGCTGCAAAAGCCACGATCCTCACAGCAAGGATAGATGACCCGACAGGATACGGCCGGATCATTCGTAATGAAAACGGTTTTGTTGAAAAAATTGTTGAACACAAAGATGCGCAAGAAGCAGAACGGGAAATAAATGAAATTAATACAGGTACGTATTGTTTTGATAACCGTTCTTTATTTGAGGCGTTACAAAATGTATCCAATGACAATGTTCAAGGGGAATACTATTTACCAGATGTTATTGAAATCCTGAAAAAACAGGGTGAAGTGGTCACAGCCTTCCAAACAAATGAATTCGAAGAAACATTGGGTGTAAACGACCGTGTTGCCTTAGCTGAAGCAGAACGTATCATGCGTAAACGGACCAATGAAACTCATATGCGTAACGGGGTAACGATCATTGATCCTGCCAATACTTACATTGGAACAGATGTCGAAATTGGACAGGATACTGTTATCTATCCAGGAACTGTAATAAAGGGCAAGACTAACATTGGTGCTGAATGTCTTATTGGTCCAAACTCAGAAATTGATACATGCAAAATTGGAAATGAAACGGTTATTCGCCAATCAGTGGCACATAATAGCTCGATTGGTTCCCATGTCAACATTGGCCCATTTGCTCATATTCGTCCAGATTCAAATATAAGTGATGATGTGAAAGTCGGAAATTTCGTCGAAATCAAAAAGGCTGTTTTCGGAAAAGGAAGCAAGGTATCGCATCTTAGTTATATCGGTGATGCCGAGGTTGGCAGTGATGTTAACATCGGCTGCGGTTCGATTACAGTGAATTACGACGGTAAAAATAAATATTTAACAAAAATTGAAGATGGAGTCTTTATCGGCTGTAACTCCAATCTTGTTGCTCCAGTTACAATTGGAAAGGGTGCCTATGTGGCTGCCGGTTCTACGATCACTAAGAATGTACCAGATGAAGCGTTGTCTATTGCACGTGCACAGCAAGTGAATAAGGAAAATTACGTTCAAAAGCTTAATCTTAAGAAATAA
- a CDS encoding ribose-phosphate diphosphokinase — translation MSNQYLDPNLKVFSLNSNLPLAREIAKVIGVELGKCSVSRFSDGEIQINIEESIRGCDVYVIQSTSLPVNDNIMELLIMIDALKRASAKTINIVMPYYGYARQDRKARAREPITAKLFANLLETAGATRVICLDLHAPQIQGFFDIPIDHLMGVPILSEYFKNKELNGDIVIVSPDHGGVTRARKMAERLKAPIAIIDKRRPRPNVAEVMNIVGNIEGKVAILIDDIIDTAGTITLAANALVENGAAEVYACCTHPVLSGPAIERIENSKIKELVVTNSIALPEEKKREKIIHLSVAPLLGEAIIRVHEEQSVSTLFD, via the coding sequence ATGTCAAATCAATATTTAGATCCGAATTTAAAGGTATTTAGTTTAAACTCAAATTTGCCGCTAGCAAGAGAAATCGCTAAAGTAATCGGAGTAGAACTTGGAAAATGCTCAGTCTCACGGTTTAGTGACGGAGAAATCCAAATTAATATTGAAGAAAGTATCCGCGGCTGTGACGTGTATGTAATTCAATCAACTAGCTTACCTGTAAATGATAATATTATGGAATTATTAATCATGATTGATGCGTTAAAAAGAGCTTCGGCAAAAACGATTAATATTGTTATGCCTTATTATGGCTATGCACGCCAGGACAGAAAAGCACGTGCCCGTGAGCCGATTACTGCAAAGTTATTTGCTAACTTGTTAGAGACTGCAGGTGCAACCCGAGTAATCTGTTTAGATTTGCATGCACCGCAAATTCAAGGATTCTTTGATATTCCAATTGACCACTTAATGGGTGTTCCTATTTTATCAGAGTACTTTAAAAACAAAGAATTGAATGGCGATATTGTGATTGTGTCTCCAGACCATGGTGGGGTGACAAGAGCTCGTAAAATGGCTGAACGCCTAAAAGCGCCAATTGCAATTATCGATAAACGCCGTCCAAGACCGAATGTGGCTGAAGTCATGAATATTGTTGGGAATATCGAAGGGAAAGTAGCGATTTTGATTGATGACATCATTGATACAGCAGGAACCATTACACTTGCTGCTAATGCATTAGTCGAAAACGGTGCAGCCGAAGTGTATGCTTGCTGTACACACCCAGTTTTATCTGGCCCTGCAATTGAAAGAATTGAAAATTCAAAGATTAAAGAATTAGTCGTAACGAACTCTATTGCTCTTCCAGAAGAGAAAAAAAGGGAAAAAATTATTCATCTATCTGTTGCGCCGTTACTCGGCGAAGCCATTATTCGTGTCCACGAAGAACAATCTGTCAGCACATTGTTTGATTAA
- a CDS encoding 50S ribosomal protein L25/general stress protein Ctc, with protein sequence MSTVLHAKERKELRHSALRKIRENGNIPAIIYGARFESKPVFVSSADLTKTIRTVGRNGVISLDVDGSKHDVVLTDYQEDFIKNEIIHVDFLAVDKSSKINVEVRLVLVGDSAGVKDGGVLQQPLHQISITSTPDNIPPEIEVDITNLQVGETVLVGDIPSAGAFTINHEDEEVVASILPPKQEEEINAGEQQEEGHPDNEEGRETTRVEGE encoded by the coding sequence ATGAGTACTGTTTTACATGCAAAGGAACGGAAGGAACTCCGTCATTCTGCGTTAAGGAAAATCAGAGAGAATGGAAATATTCCCGCCATTATTTATGGTGCTAGGTTCGAGAGTAAACCGGTGTTTGTTAGTTCAGCGGATTTAACAAAAACGATTCGTACTGTTGGTAGGAATGGCGTTATTTCTCTCGATGTAGATGGCAGCAAGCATGATGTTGTGTTAACCGATTATCAAGAGGATTTTATAAAAAATGAAATTATTCATGTCGATTTTCTAGCGGTAGACAAATCTTCGAAGATCAATGTTGAGGTTAGACTTGTCCTTGTTGGAGACTCAGCCGGAGTAAAAGATGGCGGTGTCCTGCAGCAGCCCCTTCATCAAATATCGATTACTTCTACTCCAGACAATATTCCACCGGAAATTGAAGTGGATATAACGAACCTGCAGGTAGGAGAAACCGTTTTGGTTGGTGACATACCATCTGCTGGTGCATTTACCATCAATCATGAGGACGAGGAAGTTGTCGCCTCCATCCTTCCACCAAAACAGGAAGAGGAAATTAACGCAGGTGAACAGCAAGAAGAAGGCCACCCGGATAATGAAGAGGGAAGAGAAACAACCCGAGTCGAGGGTGAATAG
- the pth gene encoding aminoacyl-tRNA hydrolase, with protein sequence MKCIVGLGNPGKQYEQTRHNIGFEVIDALSNQFSIPLNQSKFKGMYGIGFYNGEKVLLLKPLTYMNLSGESIRAVMDYYQIELEDLIVIYDDLDLPVGKIRLRQKGSPGGHNGIKSTVAHLGTQQFNRIRIGIDRPQAGMSVPDYVLGKFRPDEKPFTGEAVKRSADACAAWLNKPFLQVMNEFNQ encoded by the coding sequence ATGAAATGTATCGTTGGTTTAGGTAACCCTGGAAAGCAATATGAACAGACAAGACATAATATCGGTTTTGAAGTCATTGACGCCCTATCCAATCAATTTTCCATTCCGCTAAATCAGTCAAAATTTAAAGGCATGTATGGGATTGGTTTTTATAATGGGGAAAAGGTATTGCTATTAAAACCCTTAACATATATGAATTTATCAGGGGAATCGATAAGGGCAGTTATGGATTACTATCAAATAGAGTTAGAGGATTTAATAGTGATTTATGATGATCTTGATTTGCCAGTCGGCAAAATCAGGCTTCGTCAAAAAGGAAGTCCGGGCGGACACAATGGGATCAAGTCGACAGTCGCCCATCTTGGCACGCAACAGTTTAATCGAATTCGGATTGGAATTGACCGGCCGCAAGCAGGAATGAGTGTTCCTGATTACGTCCTTGGAAAATTTCGGCCTGACGAAAAGCCTTTTACCGGGGAAGCTGTGAAAAGAAGCGCAGATGCTTGTGCTGCTTGGCTAAATAAGCCATTTTTGCAAGTCATGAATGAATTTAATCAGTAA
- a CDS encoding anti-sigma-F factor Fin family protein, giving the protein MAIHYHCRHCGTKLGSIDKASIHSETLGLHKLTDQERQEMVAYDSSGDIHITAICEDCQEALERNPDYHQYDFLIH; this is encoded by the coding sequence GTGGCCATTCATTACCATTGTCGGCATTGTGGTACGAAACTTGGTTCCATTGATAAAGCCTCAATACACTCCGAAACACTTGGTCTACATAAATTAACTGACCAGGAAAGACAGGAAATGGTTGCGTATGACTCATCTGGTGATATTCATATAACAGCTATTTGTGAAGACTGTCAAGAAGCTTTAGAGCGGAATCCAGATTACCATCAATACGACTTCCTTATTCACTAG
- the mfd gene encoding transcription-repair coupling factor, with protein MNGLKSLFLQQEDVHSIIAGVEEGLREQLVAGLSGSSRTVLTASIYEQTQRPIMLVTHNLLQAQKLYDDIVNLLSEKEVFLFPANELIAAELSIASPELKAQRIEALNHWSKSKQGIVIVPIAGLKKLIPPKSLWKQYQLPLTVGEDINIEKMLITFVKMGYVRADMVTTPGEFSVRGGIIDIYPLTEADPLRIELFDTEIDSIRYFSLDDQRSKGKVKKILIGPATEILLEDEDFSRMISKLEEGLAHSLRKLKDDKAKMQLSQNISHELEQLKNGQKPDQVYKYLSLAYDRPASLLDYLPSNGLVFIDEISRVQEMNDSLVKEEAEWYTGLLGEGQIIHDLHISHDLPALLQKREFPILYMSIFLRHVANTSPQNIINISCKQMQNFHGQMHLLKAEIDRWKKGNYSVVFLGQDEERVKKLERVLEDYEIDSSVLKGDLQLLPGKVQIMKGNLHTGFELSIQKIAVITEEELFNKRVKKSKSRQKLSNAERIKSYSELKIGDYVVHVNHGIGKYLGIETLVINGVHKDYLNIRYQGTDKLYVPVEQIDLVQKYVGSEGKEPKVYKLGGSDWKKVKKKVESSVQDIADDLIKLYAEREAAVGYGFSPDGDMQRDFETSFAYQETDDQLRSIHEIKKDMERSRPMDRLLCGDVGYGKTEVAIRAAFKAIADGKQVAFLVPTTILAQQHHETLRERFQDYPINIGLLSRFRSKKQQTETIKGLKAGTVDIVVGTHRLLSKDIVYRDLGLLIIDEEQRFGVSHKEKIKKLKTNVDVLTLTATPIPRTLHMSMLGVRDLSVIETPPENRFPVQTYVMEYNGSLVREAIERELARDGQVYFLYNRVEDIERKAEEISMLVPDARVTYAHGQMTENELESVMISFLAGEFDVLVSTTIIETGVDIPNVNTLIVFDGDRMGLSQLYQLRGRVGRSNRVAYAYFTYRKDKVLTEVAEKRLQAIKEFTELGSGFKIAMRDLSIRGAGNLLGAQQHGFIDSVGFDLYSQMLKEAIEERKGDLGAEVKKSVEIDLEIDAYIPDTYIKDGHQKIEMYKRFRGLESLEDMEELQAEMRDRFGEYPDEVAYLFQIAEIKVYALLNGIEQIKQVKQEVTIIVNEQVTNTIDGSKLFAIGNQFGRNVNPGMEGSRLKIVIKTKEYDTAQWLHIVSEMVKGIPLAKRGQKNPVK; from the coding sequence TTGAACGGTTTAAAGTCATTATTCCTTCAGCAGGAAGATGTCCACTCGATAATTGCCGGTGTGGAGGAAGGATTAAGGGAACAGCTTGTTGCTGGCTTATCAGGCTCGTCAAGAACGGTACTAACCGCTTCCATTTACGAGCAGACGCAAAGGCCCATCATGCTCGTTACCCACAATCTATTACAAGCACAAAAGCTCTATGATGATATTGTCAATCTACTAAGTGAGAAGGAAGTTTTTCTTTTTCCGGCCAATGAGTTAATTGCCGCCGAGTTAAGCATTGCGAGTCCAGAATTAAAAGCGCAAAGAATAGAGGCCTTAAACCACTGGAGTAAATCTAAACAGGGGATAGTAATTGTCCCAATTGCCGGTTTAAAGAAACTCATTCCGCCAAAGTCCCTATGGAAACAATATCAGCTGCCGTTAACAGTAGGGGAAGATATTAATATAGAAAAAATGTTAATTACATTTGTCAAAATGGGCTATGTACGTGCCGATATGGTCACAACTCCAGGGGAATTCAGTGTCAGGGGCGGGATCATCGACATTTATCCTCTTACAGAGGCAGATCCGCTAAGAATTGAGTTATTTGACACAGAAATTGACTCGATTCGCTATTTTTCTCTTGATGATCAGCGCTCCAAAGGAAAGGTTAAGAAGATCTTGATTGGGCCGGCAACAGAAATCCTGTTAGAAGATGAGGATTTTAGCCGGATGATTAGCAAGCTTGAAGAAGGATTAGCTCATAGTTTAAGAAAATTAAAAGATGATAAAGCAAAAATGCAGCTGAGTCAAAATATAAGCCATGAGCTTGAGCAATTAAAAAATGGCCAAAAGCCTGACCAAGTCTATAAATACTTATCACTTGCCTACGACAGGCCTGCTAGTTTGCTAGACTATCTTCCAAGTAATGGCCTTGTGTTTATAGATGAAATCAGCAGGGTTCAAGAGATGAATGATTCCCTTGTGAAAGAGGAAGCAGAATGGTATACAGGTTTACTTGGTGAAGGACAGATCATCCATGACTTACATATATCTCATGACTTACCAGCCTTATTGCAAAAAAGGGAATTCCCAATTCTTTATATGTCGATATTTTTACGGCATGTAGCCAATACAAGCCCGCAAAATATCATTAATATTTCCTGTAAGCAAATGCAAAACTTCCACGGGCAAATGCATTTATTAAAAGCAGAAATTGACAGGTGGAAAAAAGGGAATTATTCGGTTGTTTTTTTAGGGCAGGATGAAGAGCGGGTAAAGAAGTTAGAGCGTGTACTTGAGGACTATGAAATTGATAGCAGCGTCCTAAAGGGTGACCTGCAGCTTTTACCTGGTAAGGTTCAGATCATGAAAGGAAACCTGCATACAGGTTTTGAACTGTCAATTCAGAAAATAGCCGTCATCACCGAGGAAGAATTATTTAATAAACGCGTGAAAAAATCTAAAAGCCGGCAAAAACTATCCAATGCTGAACGGATTAAAAGTTACTCCGAGCTGAAAATTGGTGATTATGTTGTTCACGTTAATCATGGGATTGGAAAATATTTAGGAATTGAAACACTTGTGATTAATGGAGTTCATAAAGATTACCTGAACATCCGCTATCAGGGAACAGATAAGCTGTATGTACCTGTTGAGCAAATTGACCTGGTTCAGAAATATGTTGGTTCTGAGGGGAAAGAGCCAAAGGTATATAAGCTTGGCGGCAGCGATTGGAAAAAGGTTAAGAAGAAAGTCGAATCATCCGTTCAGGATATTGCTGACGATCTAATCAAGTTATACGCTGAACGTGAAGCGGCGGTTGGCTATGGTTTTTCCCCGGATGGAGATATGCAGCGGGATTTTGAAACATCGTTTGCCTACCAAGAAACAGACGACCAGCTTCGCTCTATCCATGAAATTAAAAAGGATATGGAAAGATCGCGACCAATGGACCGCTTGCTATGTGGTGATGTAGGTTATGGAAAAACAGAGGTTGCGATTCGCGCTGCCTTCAAGGCGATTGCTGACGGAAAGCAGGTAGCCTTTCTTGTGCCAACAACGATATTAGCGCAGCAGCATCATGAAACATTAAGGGAACGCTTCCAGGACTATCCGATTAATATTGGTTTGTTAAGCCGTTTTCGTTCGAAAAAGCAGCAGACGGAAACGATTAAAGGCTTAAAGGCAGGGACAGTCGACATTGTTGTCGGAACCCATCGCCTGCTGTCAAAGGATATCGTCTATCGTGATTTAGGGCTGTTAATTATCGATGAAGAGCAAAGATTTGGGGTTAGCCATAAAGAAAAAATTAAAAAGTTAAAAACGAATGTAGATGTTTTAACCTTGACGGCAACACCAATCCCAAGGACACTACATATGTCGATGCTTGGTGTCCGGGATTTATCGGTCATCGAAACGCCTCCGGAAAATCGTTTTCCTGTGCAAACCTATGTAATGGAGTATAATGGCTCGTTGGTGCGGGAAGCGATTGAGAGGGAGCTTGCGCGCGACGGACAAGTCTACTTTTTATATAACAGGGTAGAGGATATTGAACGAAAAGCAGAGGAAATTTCCATGCTGGTTCCGGATGCACGGGTTACCTATGCCCATGGACAGATGACGGAAAACGAATTGGAATCTGTGATGATTAGCTTTCTAGCAGGAGAGTTTGATGTTCTTGTAAGTACAACGATCATTGAAACAGGTGTCGATATTCCCAATGTGAACACCTTAATTGTCTTTGATGGTGATCGCATGGGGCTTTCCCAGCTTTATCAGCTGCGCGGCCGTGTTGGCAGATCCAATCGTGTCGCTTACGCCTATTTCACATACCGTAAAGATAAAGTGTTAACGGAAGTAGCAGAAAAACGTCTTCAGGCTATTAAAGAGTTTACGGAGTTAGGCTCCGGTTTTAAAATTGCGATGCGTGATTTATCGATACGGGGTGCCGGGAATTTATTAGGTGCTCAGCAGCATGGTTTCATTGACTCCGTTGGTTTTGATCTTTATTCCCAAATGCTAAAAGAGGCGATTGAAGAACGGAAGGGAGACCTCGGAGCTGAAGTAAAGAAATCAGTTGAAATTGACCTGGAAATTGATGCCTACATTCCGGATACATATATCAAGGACGGGCATCAAAAGATCGAGATGTATAAGCGGTTTAGGGGTCTGGAGTCACTCGAGGATATGGAAGAACTTCAAGCAGAGATGCGTGACCGTTTTGGTGAATATCCAGATGAGGTTGCCTACCTGTTCCAAATTGCCGAAATAAAGGTGTATGCCCTTTTAAATGGTATAGAACAAATTAAACAAGTCAAACAAGAGGTAACCATTATAGTGAATGAGCAGGTTACCAACACGATTGATGGAAGTAAACTATTTGCTATTGGCAACCAGTTTGGCCGGAATGTAAATCCTGGTATGGAAGGCTCCAGGTTAAAAATCGTCATTAAAACGAAAGAGTATGACACAGCCCAATGGCTTCACATTGTCAGCGAAATGGTCAAAGGAATTCCTTTAGCAAAGAGGGGGCAGAAAAACCCTGTTAAATAA
- the spoVT gene encoding stage V sporulation protein T codes for MKATGIVRRIDDLGRVVIPKEIRRTLRIREGDPLEIFVDRDGEVILKKYSPISELSDFAKEYAEALFDSLGNPVLICDRDTYIAIAGGSKKDYLNKNISDLVEKTMEERNSVLHTQQGDIALADGNDETVSSYTIGPIIANGDPIGAVIIFSKEGTLGEVEQKAVETAAGFLARQMES; via the coding sequence ATGAAAGCAACTGGAATAGTTCGTCGAATTGATGATTTGGGTCGTGTTGTTATACCCAAAGAAATACGCAGAACTTTGCGTATTCGCGAGGGAGACCCGCTGGAGATTTTTGTGGATCGTGACGGGGAAGTCATTTTAAAGAAGTATTCACCAATCAGCGAATTAAGCGATTTTGCCAAAGAATATGCAGAAGCACTGTTTGACAGCCTCGGTAACCCTGTTTTAATTTGTGATAGAGATACGTATATTGCCATCGCCGGCGGTTCTAAAAAGGATTATTTAAATAAGAATATCAGCGACTTAGTGGAAAAAACAATGGAAGAACGGAACTCGGTGCTCCATACCCAGCAAGGTGACATTGCTTTGGCTGATGGAAATGATGAAACCGTCTCTTCTTATACCATAGGGCCGATTATTGCAAATGGTGATCCAATTGGTGCAGTTATTATTTTTTCTAAAGAAGGAACTCTTGGAGAAGTAGAACAAAAAGCAGTTGAAACTGCAGCAGGGTTTTTAGCACGACAGATGGAATCATGA
- a CDS encoding FadR/GntR family transcriptional regulator translates to MNYKKIKPKKIYEEVAEAIYEMIRSGQLKPGDKLDSVQQLAENFQVGRSAIREALTSLRAIGLVEMKQGEGTYIREFEKDQITFPLSTAILMNKDDIAQLLEVRKIIESGTAAAAAKRRSDEHLSMMWAALEAMLDAKGDEELGEKADLQFHLALAKAAQNQLLMNLLNHVSDLMVETMRETRKFWLFSKQTTIEQLYKEHLAIYEAIKDQDEAAARNRMLIHLDNVSAILRKYFRHTTMFK, encoded by the coding sequence ATGAATTATAAAAAAATTAAACCGAAAAAAATTTATGAAGAGGTCGCCGAAGCAATTTATGAAATGATTCGGTCAGGTCAGCTTAAACCTGGCGATAAACTTGACTCTGTGCAACAACTCGCTGAAAACTTCCAGGTAGGTCGTTCCGCCATTCGTGAGGCGTTAACTTCATTACGGGCGATTGGTCTTGTTGAAATGAAGCAGGGTGAGGGGACTTACATAAGGGAATTTGAAAAAGACCAAATTACGTTTCCGTTATCAACCGCCATTTTAATGAATAAGGATGATATTGCCCAATTATTAGAGGTACGGAAGATTATCGAAAGCGGGACCGCAGCAGCTGCTGCAAAACGAAGATCAGACGAGCACCTTTCCATGATGTGGGCTGCCCTTGAAGCAATGCTTGATGCAAAAGGGGATGAGGAGCTAGGCGAAAAAGCCGATTTACAATTTCATTTGGCACTGGCCAAGGCCGCACAAAATCAGCTATTGATGAATTTATTGAACCATGTGTCGGATCTAATGGTGGAAACAATGCGTGAAACACGCAAGTTTTGGCTATTTTCAAAACAAACAACAATCGAGCAGTTATATAAAGAGCATTTGGCCATTTATGAAGCAATCAAGGACCAGGATGAAGCGGCGGCACGAAACAGAATGCTTATTCACCTTGATAATGTTAGTGCCATTTTAAGAAAATATTTCCGTCATACAACGATGTTTAAATAA
- a CDS encoding (Fe-S)-binding protein, with translation MKVTLFATCIVDMFQSNVGKATVELLERLGCEVEFPESQVCCGQPSYNSGYVKESKEAMKRMIETFSDAEYVVSPSGSCAFMFHEYPHIFAGDPVWEPKAKQLAEKTYELTQFIVEVLKIEDVGAKFEGTVTYHTSCHMTRLLGVKEPPMILLKNVKGLKFTELPGKEQCCGFGGTFSVKNAQISEQMVDEKVCHVEETGAEYLIGADGACLMNIGGRMERLGKKVKVLHIAEVLNSH, from the coding sequence ATGAAGGTTACTCTATTTGCGACTTGTATCGTCGATATGTTCCAGAGCAATGTAGGCAAGGCAACAGTTGAACTGCTTGAAAGACTAGGATGCGAAGTTGAATTCCCGGAATCGCAAGTATGCTGTGGTCAGCCTTCTTATAACAGCGGCTATGTCAAGGAATCCAAGGAAGCGATGAAGCGAATGATTGAAACGTTTAGTGACGCGGAGTACGTTGTTTCGCCATCCGGGTCATGTGCTTTCATGTTCCATGAATATCCTCATATTTTTGCTGGAGATCCTGTTTGGGAACCAAAAGCAAAACAATTAGCGGAAAAAACATATGAGCTGACACAATTTATCGTTGAGGTTTTAAAAATAGAAGATGTAGGTGCCAAGTTTGAAGGAACGGTAACCTATCACACTTCATGCCACATGACAAGATTATTGGGTGTAAAAGAACCGCCAATGATTTTATTGAAAAATGTTAAAGGCTTGAAGTTCACCGAATTACCGGGTAAAGAACAATGCTGTGGCTTTGGCGGGACCTTCTCAGTAAAAAATGCGCAAATATCAGAGCAAATGGTCGATGAAAAAGTCTGTCATGTCGAAGAAACAGGGGCTGAGTACCTAATTGGTGCAGATGGCGCCTGCTTAATGAATATTGGCGGCCGTATGGAGAGATTAGGGAAAAAGGTTAAAGTATTGCATATTGCAGAAGTGTTAAACAGTCATTAA